One genomic segment of Hordeum vulgare subsp. vulgare chromosome 2H, MorexV3_pseudomolecules_assembly, whole genome shotgun sequence includes these proteins:
- the LOC123424909 gene encoding uncharacterized protein LOC123424909, with product MDKFCKISVEESVKRNQGTTLSEKVQSKLSSQQLEEKRNRACGYICQFFYEVGIPHNTVTLPSFACMLVAIGDYGKTLQGPSAYEMSGPFLQKRKKKMLDSFKNHKKAWEHTGCTLLGCKKNGKYIYELVDRCIEDIGPEKVVQVVTDNASVNTAAASLMKAKRPSIFWTGYAAHCIDLMLEDIGKLPVVEKTIVLARQVTVFLYAHTRVLALMRKTLGRDLVRAGVTRFATPYLNLKSLQDNKKDVLKLFRSEELNDMGYLKKDKGKKAQKVVQTDSFWKGVDIAVNFFEPMANVLRRVDSDVPAMGVFHGCMLDARKEICLRFDNDESRFKAVMDIIDKRWDNKLKTPLHLAGYFLNPYYYYPNKNAIENDGSFRAAVIHCITRMIQDKMLQEEIIDELNIYEEEAHSFGTDIATLQRRNKNFDPG from the exons ATGGACAAGTTCTGCAAGATAAGTGTAGAAGAAAGTGTCAAGAGGAATCAAGGGACAACTCTCAGCGAAAAGGTTCAATCAAAATTGTCATCTCAACAGTTAGAAGAGAAGAGGAATAGAGCTTGTGGGTACATCTGCCAGTTTTTCTATGAAGTTGGCATTCCACACAACACTGTGACACTTCCTAGCTTTGCATGTATGCTAGTTGCCATTGGAGATTATGGAAAAACCCTTCAAGGACCTAGTGCCTATGAGATGAGTGGGCCATTCCtgcagaaaagaaagaagaagatgcTTGACTCATTCAAGAACCATAAGAAAGCATGGGAGCACACAGGTTGTACG TTGCTCGGATGTAAAAAAAATGGGAAATACATCTATGAACTTGTAGACAGGTGTATTGAAGATATTGGGCCAGAAAAGGTTGTTCAAGTGGTGACTGACAATGCTAGTGTTAATACAGCAGCTGCAAGTCTGATGAAAGCAAAGAGACCATCCATTTTTTGGACTGGATATGCAGCCCATTGTATTGATCTCATGTTGGAAGATATTGGGAAGTTGCCTGTAGTTGAGAAAACAATTGTCCTAGCAAGGCAAGTGACCGTGTTCTTGTATGCTCATACGAGGGTTTTGGCTTTGATGAGGAAAACTCTTGGAAGAGACTTGGTCCGTGCTGGTGTTACTAGATTTGCCACGCCTTATCTCAATCTAAAAAGTTTGCAAGACAACAAGAAGGATGTGCTTAAACTATTCAGATCAGAGGAGCTAAATGACATGGGGTACTTAAAGAAGGACAAGGGTAAGAAAGCTCAAAAGGTTGTGCAAACTGATTCCTTTTGGAAAGGTGTTGACATTGCTGTGAATTTCTTTGAGCCAATGGCTAATGTGCTAAGAAGGGTGGATAGTGATGTGCCGGCGATGGGAGTCTTCCATGGTTGTATGCTAGATGCGAGAAAGGAAATTTGTTTGAGGTTTGACAATGATGAGAGTCGCTTCAAAGCTGTTATGGATATCATTGACAAGAGGTGGGACAACAAACTGAAGACGCCACTACATTTGGCTGGGTACTTTCTCAATCCCTACTACTACTATCCAAACAAGAATGCGATCGAGAATGATGGATCATTCAGAGCAGCGGTCATCCATTGCATTACAAGGATGATTCAAGATAAAATGTTGCAAGAAGAGATTATTGATGAACTCAACATATATGAAGAAGAGGCTCACTCTTTTGGAACGGACATTGCCACGCTGCAGAGAAGAAACAAAAATTTTGATCCAGGTTAG